One window of bacterium genomic DNA carries:
- the ffh gene encoding signal recognition particle protein, producing MSQTMFEQLQTRLGGLLNRLRGRGALSEGDVDQALREIRLVLLEADVNVKVARDFVARVREAAVGEQVWKSLTPGQQVVQIVHAELARLLGGAHRGLVPAPQPPTVILLAGLHGTGKTTTAGKLALHLKKRGRTPVLAAADLSRPAAVRQLEIVGQRAGVAVVSPAAGEDAVAAAKRALDVCRDSLADTLIVDSAGRLHVDDELVAELVRLRTTVAPHYTLLVLDAMAGQDAVRMAEGFHRAVPLDGVILTKLDGDARGGAALSVVAALGVPIFFVGTGERLEALEPFHPDRMASRILGMGDVLTLIEKAQEQVTADEAREMERKLRRAEFTLEDFTKQLRQVRAMGPIDQIMAMIPGFNAKRAGLSGGAEFDERALGRIEAMINSMTPGERRHPEVIDGSRRRRIARGSGASVQDVNRLLRQFADAKKMLKQIESMGKRAGRLGKLPTSLEP from the coding sequence GTGTCGCAGACGATGTTTGAGCAGTTGCAGACCAGACTCGGCGGGCTTCTGAACCGCCTCCGCGGCCGCGGTGCGCTCTCCGAAGGGGATGTCGACCAGGCGCTGCGCGAGATCCGGCTCGTGCTGCTCGAGGCGGACGTCAATGTGAAAGTCGCGCGGGACTTCGTCGCGCGCGTGCGCGAGGCGGCCGTCGGCGAGCAGGTCTGGAAGAGCCTGACGCCGGGCCAGCAGGTCGTGCAGATCGTGCACGCCGAACTCGCCCGGCTGCTCGGCGGCGCCCACCGTGGGCTGGTCCCGGCGCCGCAACCGCCGACCGTGATCCTGCTGGCGGGTCTGCACGGCACGGGCAAGACCACCACGGCCGGCAAGCTCGCCCTGCACCTCAAAAAGCGGGGACGCACGCCCGTGCTCGCGGCGGCCGACCTATCGCGCCCGGCGGCGGTGCGCCAGCTGGAGATCGTGGGCCAGCGCGCGGGCGTCGCCGTCGTCTCCCCGGCGGCGGGCGAGGACGCCGTCGCGGCGGCGAAGCGCGCGCTCGATGTGTGCCGCGACAGTCTCGCCGACACGCTCATCGTCGACAGCGCCGGCCGCCTGCACGTCGACGACGAGCTCGTCGCGGAGCTCGTACGGCTTCGGACGACGGTCGCGCCGCACTACACGCTGCTCGTGCTCGATGCGATGGCGGGACAGGACGCGGTGCGGATGGCGGAAGGCTTCCACCGGGCGGTGCCGCTCGACGGCGTGATTCTCACCAAGCTCGACGGCGACGCGCGCGGCGGCGCCGCGCTCTCGGTGGTGGCCGCTCTCGGGGTGCCGATCTTCTTCGTCGGCACGGGCGAGCGGCTCGAGGCGCTCGAACCGTTTCATCCGGACCGGATGGCCTCGCGCATCCTGGGCATGGGCGACGTGCTGACCCTAATCGAAAAGGCGCAGGAGCAGGTGACCGCGGACGAGGCGCGCGAGATGGAGCGCAAGCTGCGCCGCGCCGAATTCACGCTGGAAGACTTTACGAAGCAGCTGCGACAGGTCCGCGCAATGGGCCCGATCGACCAGATCATGGCGATGATCCCGGGCTTCAACGCGAAGCGCGCCGGGCTGTCGGGCGGCGCGGAGTTCGACGAGCGCGCCCTCGGGCGCATCGAGGCGATGATCAACTCGATGACGCCCGGGGAGCGTCGGCACCCCGAGGTGATCGACGGCAGCCGGCGGCGCCGCATCGCGCGGGGCAGCGGCGCGTCCGTGCAGGACGTCAACCGCCTGCTGCGCCAGTTCGCGGACGCGAAGAAGATGCTCAAGCAGATCGAGAGCATGGGGAAGCGCG
- a CDS encoding class I SAM-dependent methyltransferase has product MAPPGGTGTGRREAPASHYFTPSPPAPIRERTIRFGDGDREFRFRTAAGVFSRGGVDRGTRLLLDAVDPRGARTILDLGCGYGALGIVMAARAPRARVRLVDINPRATALAQANIRDNRLANAEARTGDGCAPVDDDRFDLILLNPPIRAGRAAVRRLLEEAHAHLAPGGRFYLVARTSQGARTLARCMGEVFGRVHEVERGGGFRVYEGSDSTGVDVTSGDDHGAGGVADDV; this is encoded by the coding sequence ATGGCGCCGCCCGGCGGGACCGGGACCGGCCGGCGGGAAGCGCCGGCGTCGCACTACTTCACGCCCTCGCCGCCGGCGCCGATACGCGAGCGTACGATCCGTTTCGGGGACGGGGACCGGGAGTTCCGGTTTCGGACCGCGGCCGGTGTCTTTTCGCGCGGGGGGGTCGACCGCGGCACGCGGCTCCTGCTGGACGCGGTGGATCCGCGCGGCGCCCGAACGATCCTCGATCTCGGGTGCGGCTACGGGGCGCTCGGGATCGTGATGGCGGCGCGTGCGCCGCGGGCACGGGTTCGGCTCGTCGACATCAATCCGCGCGCGACGGCGCTGGCGCAGGCGAACATCCGCGACAACCGTCTCGCCAACGCGGAGGCGCGTACGGGCGACGGCTGCGCGCCGGTCGACGACGACCGGTTCGACCTGATTCTCTTGAACCCGCCGATCCGGGCCGGCCGCGCGGCGGTGCGGCGACTCCTCGAAGAGGCCCACGCGCACCTCGCGCCGGGCGGCCGCTTCTACCTCGTCGCGCGCACCAGCCAGGGCGCGCGGACGCTCGCGCGCTGCATGGGCGAGGTGTTCGGGCGCGTGCACGAGGTGGAGCGCGGCGGAGGGTTTCGCGTCTACGAGGGCTCCGACTCCACCGGGGTCGATGTGACCTCCGGCGACGATCACGGCGCGGGTGGTGTCGCAGACGATGTTTGA
- a CDS encoding sigma factor-like helix-turn-helix DNA-binding protein — MPLQKMLSAPRAAGRARSLADRTAVIRLFDAYAGLLTVRQQRLVRMYYHEDLSLGEIAGRLRVSRQAVFDGLRRAVREMRHLEERLRVLARDGRARHDGVAGRLEAVERAAARLTAAGAETGPLMRALRALREVM; from the coding sequence ATGCCTTTACAGAAGATGTTGTCCGCTCCGCGTGCCGCGGGACGCGCCCGCAGCCTCGCCGACCGCACCGCGGTGATCCGGCTGTTCGACGCCTACGCCGGTCTCCTGACGGTGCGACAGCAGAGGCTCGTCCGGATGTACTACCACGAGGATCTGTCGCTCGGCGAGATCGCGGGACGTCTCCGCGTCAGCCGGCAGGCGGTATTCGACGGCCTGCGCCGGGCGGTGCGCGAGATGCGGCATCTCGAAGAGCGGCTGCGGGTCCTCGCGCGCGACGGCCGCGCGCGCCACGACGGCGTCGCGGGCCGGCTCGAGGCGGTCGAGCGGGCCGCCGCGCGCCTCACCGCGGCGGGTGCGGAGACCGGGCCGCTCATGCGCGCGCTGCGGGCGCTGCGCGAGGTGATGTAA
- a CDS encoding serine hydrolase: protein MAIIDAWLGYQRVRRRIPGLSVGVVHGDAPVFARGYGYADEAARRRASETTGYRIASISKTFTATAVMQLAERGAVRLDERVERYVPWIRSGNGPAAPFTVRQLMSHTAGVERDGTPHWVTDRFPTRDELRTRARNGLAVLAPLERWKYSNVGYAVLGEVVAAASGQAFDDYVRAHIVAPLGLRQTGFAITPGVLKTLAAGYGREYPGRRRETFANPDANAFRPAAGLVSTAADLCAYMSAHFPGSGRLLADLSKREMQQPQGLPTDDGQYGLGFAIWPLDGASIVGHGGGFQGFSTAIGMDMDRRIGVTVLTNVIDMHGKPLLLGAFHTIHQCLKRIERRPGRPSRRTALRRYVGRYTARWLDLDVVLIGDRLFAYRPDNERPLQDASELETIGPDRFKIVDGPGGGNVGETVVFETDRAGAVRGLRWSASPMRRERSVLA from the coding sequence GTGGCGATCATCGACGCATGGCTGGGGTATCAGCGCGTTCGACGCCGGATCCCGGGACTGAGCGTCGGTGTCGTCCACGGGGACGCGCCGGTTTTCGCGCGCGGCTACGGCTACGCGGACGAGGCGGCCCGCCGGCGCGCGAGCGAAACGACCGGCTACCGCATCGCCTCGATCTCGAAAACGTTCACCGCCACGGCGGTGATGCAGTTGGCGGAGCGCGGCGCCGTGCGGCTCGACGAGCGGGTGGAGCGCTACGTGCCCTGGATCCGCTCCGGAAACGGACCGGCGGCGCCCTTTACGGTCCGCCAGCTCATGTCCCACACGGCGGGCGTCGAGCGGGACGGCACACCGCACTGGGTGACCGATCGGTTCCCGACGCGGGACGAACTCCGGACCCGCGCGCGGAACGGACTCGCCGTCCTGGCCCCGCTCGAGCGCTGGAAGTATTCCAACGTGGGCTACGCGGTGCTCGGCGAGGTTGTCGCCGCGGCGAGCGGACAGGCCTTCGACGACTACGTCCGCGCGCACATCGTCGCGCCGCTTGGTCTGCGCCAAACGGGTTTCGCGATCACGCCCGGGGTGTTGAAGACGCTCGCCGCCGGCTATGGGAGAGAATATCCCGGCCGCCGCCGCGAGACGTTCGCCAACCCCGACGCCAACGCGTTTCGGCCGGCGGCCGGACTCGTGTCGACGGCCGCGGATCTGTGCGCCTACATGTCGGCACACTTTCCGGGCAGCGGCCGGCTGCTCGCGGATCTCAGCAAGCGGGAGATGCAGCAGCCGCAGGGCCTGCCCACGGACGACGGGCAGTACGGCCTGGGGTTTGCGATCTGGCCGCTCGACGGCGCCTCCATCGTCGGCCACGGCGGCGGGTTTCAGGGATTCTCCACGGCCATCGGCATGGACATGGACCGCCGCATCGGTGTGACGGTGCTGACCAACGTCATCGACATGCACGGGAAGCCGTTGCTGCTCGGCGCCTTTCACACGATCCACCAGTGTCTCAAGCGGATCGAACGACGGCCGGGCCGGCCGTCCCGCCGGACGGCGCTGCGGCGGTACGTGGGACGGTATACCGCGCGGTGGCTGGACCTCGACGTCGTCCTGATCGGCGACCGTCTCTTCGCCTACCGGCCCGACAACGAGCGTCCCCTTCAAGACGCGAGCGAGCTCGAGACGATCGGCCCCGACCGTTTCAAGATCGTCGACGGCCCGGGCGGCGGGAACGTCGGCGAGACGGTCGTGTTTGAAACAGACCGCGCGGGCGCCGTGCGCGGTCTGCGGTGGAGCGCGAGCCCGATGCGGCGCGAACGGAGCGTCCTGGCGTAG
- the ftsY gene encoding signal recognition particle-docking protein FtsY: MAGSGWLGRFREGLAKTRRALAVQLDGLLGREIDESFYEDLEEALLTADLGVQATEAVVVRLRARARSGELGGAARTPEGLRRALAEVLLAALGEPAPLRLEPRPAAVVVLGVNGAGKTTTIGKIAHRLRADGRRVIVAAADTFRAAAIDQLAVWTDRAGAELVRHAEGSDPAAVVYDAAQAARARHADVLIVDTAGRLHTKTNLMEELKKLDRVLRRELPEAPVESLLVLDATTGQNGIAQARRFAAALPLTGVVLTKLDGTARGGIAVAIADELKMPVRLVGFGEGMDDLQPFDPKAFVEALLAS, from the coding sequence ATGGCGGGAAGCGGGTGGCTCGGCCGGTTCCGCGAGGGCCTGGCGAAGACACGCCGGGCCCTCGCCGTGCAACTCGACGGCCTGCTCGGCCGCGAGATCGACGAATCGTTCTACGAGGACCTGGAAGAGGCGCTGCTCACGGCGGATCTGGGCGTCCAGGCGACCGAGGCGGTGGTCGTGCGCCTGCGGGCCCGCGCGCGCTCGGGCGAACTGGGCGGGGCGGCCCGCACTCCCGAGGGACTGCGCCGGGCGCTCGCGGAGGTGCTGCTCGCCGCTCTGGGCGAACCCGCGCCGCTTCGGCTCGAGCCGCGGCCGGCGGCGGTCGTCGTCCTCGGCGTGAACGGTGCCGGCAAGACGACGACGATCGGCAAGATCGCGCACCGCCTCCGCGCCGACGGCCGCCGCGTCATCGTGGCCGCCGCGGACACCTTCCGCGCCGCCGCCATCGACCAGCTGGCGGTGTGGACGGACCGCGCGGGTGCGGAGCTCGTCCGGCACGCGGAGGGGTCCGACCCGGCGGCCGTGGTCTACGACGCGGCGCAGGCCGCGCGCGCCCGTCATGCCGACGTCCTCATCGTCGATACCGCGGGCCGCCTCCACACCAAAACGAACCTCATGGAAGAGCTCAAAAAGCTCGACCGCGTGCTGCGCCGCGAGCTGCCCGAGGCGCCGGTCGAATCACTCCTCGTGCTCGACGCGACGACGGGACAGAACGGCATCGCGCAGGCCCGGCGGTTCGCGGCGGCGCTGCCGCTGACCGGGGTCGTGCTGACGAAACTGGACGGCACCGCGCGCGGCGGGATCGCCGTCGCGATTGCGGACGAGCTCAAGATGCCGGTGCGGCTCGTCGGATTCGGCGAGGGAATGGACGATCTGCAGCCGTTCGATCCGAAAGCATTCGTGGAGGCGCTGCTGGCATCGTAG